The region AAGGAGTGACTTGGGCTTTTGCTGGTGTTAGACCTTTTTAAAATTGAGTGCTGGGGATGGTACAAAAATCAGTTTCTAGCATGATGCTTGGGCTGGGGATTGTTCCTTGAAAACTCAGTTTTAAGATGTGTATGATATTTTTCAACAACAGAATTGCTCTTTTTGTTAAGTTTGGGATGGTCAAGTGCCCAAACTTTCTTTtagaatactccctccatttacttatacaaaacCACTGTGAAAAatacactttgcatctatataaggccaccaacagtaatcgggTGATATTTTCTCGAACTAGCAACttatttaatacttgcatgcacacAGTCGTAATGACACTCCAATCAGTTTTCTATCCCTTCCGTGCGTACATGCGGTGTATTAATGATCTCAAAAAGAAAAGCCGCTTTACGAAGCAAGGCATTAAATTTTAACTTGGTACCTGtagtatgagtttgtggccttgtatataaaaatggactcTTCGCAAAAAAAAGtacataaaaatggagggagtacgtggGAAGCCTAGTTTCTTGGGAAAATGAAATGAACCTTTGGACATTCTATCCTCTTTTATTCCCAATTCCATGGTTGATTGACCTGTTTGGAAATAAGCCTATGGGATCTACTCCACTCGGTTTTTGCCTAATTTTCGAGGAGTCCCTATTCCTTTTTGGGAGAAGTTTTGGAAAATTGCAGTCCCTCCTAGGTTTCTAGTTTTTGGGTGGCTGGCCTTTCACAACAAAATCTTGACTAGAGATAATCTAGTGAAAAGACAGCATTGTTGATGACTTAATTTATCTCTTTTGTGGCGAATTGGAATCAGCGCATCATTTGTTCTTCGATTGCATTGTTACGAATGAACTTTGAAAGTGTATCACAGAAATCTAGAAGTTCGACCTACCTCATGATATGACTGAAATATCTACTTTGTGGTACAAAAATAATAAGAACTCTGGAGTTGATATGGCTTGCAttgctaccgtgttgagcttgtggACAATGCGTAACGATGTTTGTTTTCCGGTCTTGGTTTCGAAAGATGTCCGGGCACTCATGGGAAGAGTAAGcttgatacttcatcaatgagaaCATGTTCGCCGATTCCCATTCAGTGTTGATGATGGAGGGATTGGTGCTCCTAGATGGTCGAAGAGGAGAGCTGCTGAGAATTGCCTGGAGCTAATTGGCCGTGTCAGCGAGGTGAATGAGCAGTGGGGAGCCTACCTGAGAGCTCATTCCAGCTGCTCGTTGACTGATGACTTATAATAGGCTAGACCTGCCGTTTTCCGTTCTCTTTGTCCATCTGATGATACTGTTTTCCTTCTATCTGTTGTGGTAGAAATAGACCCTTTGCTTGTTCTTTTTCTGCCTCTGCTGCTGTGGCCTAGCCCGATACCGTGAACAGATATGGTGTGTTTTTGGTTTGCCTCATTCAATAAAATGAGCCGGGAACCCCTTTCGATCAAAAAATTTATTTCAGCGGGGTCAAGTTTCAGAATCAGAGTTTTTAAACCCCGGTACTGGCATACATATATTTTTCACCGTTAAGTACACACAGGTTCTGACAAAGGCACACAGTTACATACTACATCACACAGGGACAGTACAACACATGCATAATCGTACACGCAGAGGTTCTTATTTGTATATGACGTCTATACATATATTTGTAGCGCGGAGCCAGGAACTTATCCGGCTCGAATAGGAAGAATATTACCGATGAAGATGGCTAACTAGAGGTCGACGACCTTGAAGTGGTCGCGGTTCTTGACGACGACGTCATACATGTGGGTGGAGCGGAGCCTGGAGAAGTCCCGGGGAATGGAGATGAGGTCGACGCCGCCGCGCTTGTGGAGCTGCACGATGGCGCGGTCCTCGTAGTAGCGCTCCCACCCCAGCGACCCCAGCCGCCGCTCCAGCGCCTCCAGCGACCGCATCGTCTCGTTCGCCGGCATGTACACCAGCGCCTTCCGGCTCGCCGCCTCCTGCTCCAGCTCCATCACCCCGTTCTTGAACACCCACACGCCGCCTGCCGccatctttcttcttcttcctgctcttccTTACTAGCTAGCTACCTTCGGTCGATCGATCTTGCCAGTCTTGTGTTGCACTACCTGCTGCTGGTTGGTTGTGTTATAATCTGATGCTGCTGATGGTGTGTCGGTGATGCGTTTATATAGGCGGATGGGAGCACTGAGAGGATGCGATGAAAAGCGATGCATAGACCGATAGGGACTTGTTTCTTATGTATTGGTGTAACTCCTTCATGTTTCGGTTTTCGAGACAGCAACGTACATTTGTTCTTCCGGCTCGGTACACCGTATGTACTTACTTCCAAGTTTCAAGGCAATCAAACTGCTCGAGAAGATTAGTATTATTCTCCTCAACTCTTCTTAGATTCCACGTAACTAACCGATGGCTTCCTCCGTCCGGCTTTACTAGTCTCACTCAAATCTTGAGCTTAAAGTGGGCTAGGAGTTTGAATAACTAAGCCAACAACAAAGTCTACTTGTACTAGCTCAGCAACAAGTAATATGGATTCTAGggagtattttttttgaatttttattagATTCATATTTGAAAGAAGATTCTAATAAGATCTTTGTTCTGATCCAATTATGTTGTTGAGACAGCTGAAAATTGTGCCTACTTGTTCTGGAAACATTTTTCTTTGATTTGTGAAATAATTAGGTTTAGACATACTACCACCGTTCCCTAATATAAGGTGTATCGATTTTTGTGCAAGTCAACATTtgaatgtttgaccaagattatagaataaaatatCAACATCTGCAATACCTAAcagataaaatatgaaactacttttCATGCTGGATCAAATGATAAAATTTTGGTATTatggatattgatatatttttctaaaaacttgATCAAACATGTACACATTTGACTTTTTtagaaaaacaaatacaccttatataaaggaatggagggagtatgtttcaTGATTGTTTGAGTGATAGCGTGGAGATTCTCCAAAATCATGCTAAGAACATGTAGCTAGGATTTTCAGAAGAAGATGTGATTTGTTTGATGAGAAATAAAAGGGAATATCAAGAATTCATATGGTTGAAGCTGAAGCAACTACTTTCGAAGTAACATAAAAGTTACCCTTTTCTCCACAACAAGATGCTTAGTTTCTTGTTGGGCTTCTTCTGGAAATTTTCCATTAAGTACTTTATATGAATCATTGATCTTCCTTTCATGGGCGTAGTATATAGTTTATAGCATTCCTAAAATACAGAATTAGAAAAGTCAATTATTCTTTGTGATTTGATACCGCTTGTACTAACTGAAAGCTTTTCCAGAAATTTTCAAACGAACAATTTCAACGAAATCTTTCATTATGTTTGTGCTTTTTTGTGCAAACTCATAATTTATTAGTCAAATTCAGGTTAAAGTTAGGTTCAAAATTCGAGAAGGACTTAAAGTCACAGCAAGAGAAAATGCATTTCATGCTTATATAATCCCCAAATTGTTTGTATCCAGCTCATGGTTTATAATTGGTAAAATTAAGTAGTCCATTCTTCCTAGGAAAATAGATGAAGTCATAAAGATACTATATTCAAACTTCTATACACTTTGACCACTAATACATACAGAGAAGATATTCATGTTACTTAGGCGAAAATAGTGACAAATTTTTTTTTGGTTGTATTATGAGCCGGATAAAATGAGTGAATGTCACAGAACCACAACTATTTGGACATGGGTTTCCCAAAAACTCAACTTTTGGTAACACGGGCTAGGCCCGGGGTATACCCCACCCAAAGCTATTGGTTAAGGCCATTTATCAGATAATGCAAATTTTAGCATGGTCCTTCTTACCTCCCCTTTTCACATAAGAGGTAAGAGTACATAATAAATCTGAATCATTGATTTAATTAACTAATGGTCTGATTAACTCTTACTTTttttatccctcaaaaaaaaaCTCTTACCTTTTTACCTTTCATGTGATCGGAGAATTAGACGTGTAAGGATCGCATGGCAGTGCTTATGTGGTGAGTAGACCGTGCTAACATGGAGTAACACCCGAATCGGTGCAAGACCAAACCCTCTAGCAATTCAAAACCAAAGCTCAGACAAGGCATACATAGATTGCGGTGGAACAAATTCAAACACTTTGGATATAAATTTCAAGATTCCGTTAGCAACAATGCAACAGAAAAGCAAGTGGTGTCTCAGTTCCAGTTCACCGCAAAACAGACAAGTTAAATCATCAACGTGGTGCCTCATAAAAGTTCATCTCTAGTAAGGATTTTATTATGAAAAGGTAGCCAAAGGAAAATAAGGAATTTGGGAGGGACTGGGATTTTTCAAAACTTTCTCAGAAGGGAGAAGAGAAACTCCCCCAAAATCAATCAACTTGAGAATTGTGATGCGATCGAACAGAATATAGCCACTTGACTTGTCATAGGGGAAAAAAAGACCATGACACCATATAAAGATCTGAATGAACCCTGTCGAACTCAAACGCCGGTCAGCTCATGCTCGTACGTACGAGAATGCCACACATTCCTCAAGCAGGCGTACGCAATCTCAGCAGCCGTACGTTAACCCAATCAAAATATCTGCACCGGCGGGGACCGCAGTTGCCGTTGCACGAACAATAGCGATGTTTCCAACGTTGATCTGTAAATTGGCTCCGGCATCGCCAAAGGCCGCCATCCAATACTATCTGCATACATTTCAAACAACTTTTcaaccaaccagacgaaattcaGATAAACACGATGGATTTTCATATGAAACCGCATTCATGCAAacgcggcagattttcattacatttcgaacattTAGAACAAAAAATAGCATTCGACCCTAGATCTATCATCGGCGACTGTCGTCCACTTCCTTTGTGTTCCGCATCGGCGACCATGTCCTCCATTTGTCGTCTTCATGAACGGCGGCGGGATTCAAGACCAGTAAAGTGAAGGCGCGGTCTGCGGCGAGTAAGAGTAGAACAAAGGAGATTGGACTGACCCATTTGAGACACAATGCCCTGcctcctcccatgccctactcattctCGGAGGAGTCTGCGACTTGTCTGTTGCCGGCGCCGATGGACGTGGGGTCGATGATGGACGTGGACGGTCTGTTGCTGTCCGCCAGCCACATGAGCCCCCAAAAGTTAGATGGCGGTGCATCGGACGCGCAACTGCCGGCCGCGTCCGCGTCCGACTACGAAGGAACTTCATTGCGAGCGGCGCGGGCGGCCTCGTAGAACGCGCACTACTCCGCAACGAAGTTCGGGTTCACCACCACCATGGCGGCCACGGCCTCCTCGCTTATGCGCTTACCGTAGATTTTGCCATCTGCCAGCCGGTGCTGCTCGAGGAGGAACATGTTGTACCTCTGGTCCTCCGGCGCCTGCTAGAACACCGACATAGGAGCCGGTGCAGGCTGCACCTCCTCGGTCATGATGGCGTTGTAGTGTGCATACTCCTACTGCATGGTCAGGCGGTCATGCACCGACGCGGGATCTGGCATGTCGTCGGAAACCTCGAGCAGGCCGGCATGCCCTACTCGATCCGCCTGGCGCAGTGGGACTGCCATGCTGCTGTAAGGGCGGCCAACTCATGCTTCATGTCCGGCAACAGACTTTCCCAGAGTGTTCCCGCTCGTGATCATGATGGATGTGGAGCAAAGGAGGATTTATTGTGGGGTGGAGTTAGCTAGGTGTGGCTGCCTTTAAATAGCGGGTTTCggcgaggccaagcgtccgggtacgTCAATGCGCGGTGTCGGAGTTGGTTCCTCGTCGGCGAGCTTGCTTAATGATGCCATACAGATGAACGGTTATTGAGCGGGCGTGGTAGATATCCGTCTCGAGTCTCGTCCCATACAACAAATGTTGCTCCGGCATTGAATAGGCTCAAACACCGAGGACGCATAGCAGGTGGCTCCCTCGACTGGCGTGACGCTTCAAtgctggcgccagtgagaggtcgcttcCGCTCTGAACTAGCGTCCACAGCGGCAGAAATGTAGGCAGCTGGCGCCGGGTGGGAACACACGCAGGCAAGGGAAGGGGTGGTTAGGCTCCGGTAGTCAGACGAGGGTGCAGCAGCGTCCAGACACCCCCAAAGCCACCTTAGTTTGTCTCCGGTTTACGGGGAAAAGCACGTCCGAACTTCAGACCAGACTGATACTGTGTTGGATGACACAACACTTCTAAACCGGCGACGCCAGCGTCGCCACTTGTCCCATACATGTCACGAACGTATGCGGGCGATTTGAGAGTCGGTGTTGGATGACACATCATGCCTAGACCGGCAACGCCAGCGTCGCCACATGCCTTATACATGTCTGGACGTACACGGACGATTTAAAAGTcggcgttgaagatgccctaacgTTCGGTATTATCTCCTGCCGGCGTGACGTGGACTATTGAATGTGCTGCTCCTGGCCTGCACCTACGATGCGTGGAGGGAGCTGTCGCACGAGGGCCTTCACGTGGATGCGCGCCCCGGCGTCCGCACAGCGCCGCCACTTGCCACCCGCGGGGTACGGAGGAGCCAATCAGTTTCCAATTCGAGCGATGCGGCGTCAACACCACGCGCGTGGCCGAGGCAAAAATGCTAGACATACAAAGACTTACATGTTTTTACACGCTTTTTTCATCTAACAACCAATCACAAACCTCTTCCCTCCTGATTTTCAGGGGGATGGGCCGCCCTGCTCACCTATTAACCAATCACAAGCCTGTAAAtcgtttgtacgtgtagcattgccggctcagctgaaGGCTCAGTCTCCGTGGCGCGAGAATCACGTACACCGCACGAACGGTACGTGGCCGCGCACGGTGCCGGTCATGAACAGTACGCTGTGCGCACGTGAGCGCGTCCGACTGTACGTGTACGCCTGGACTGGGTGCGTTGCTCAATGGTGACTTGCAAAGCGTGTCCGGTGACTTGGAAAGTAGCATTTGCTTGCCGGGAGTCGTGGAGCCAGCTTAGCCACCGCCGGACGATTACTGACCGGTTAAAAAAATCGACTCTGACGGACTGTTAGAATAAATTCAAGGCCACGTCGATCATCCGagtgacacacacacacaacataaGCTCCGCGCGCCGCACCTCCCGCTCCCGCGGCGCGCTCCGCGCGCGCGCCTCGGGAGATcgatcagccgccgccgccgtcgcctccccaGCGTCGCCTCCCCCTCGCCNNNNNNNNNNNNNNNNNNNNNNNNNNNNNNNNNNNNNNNNNNNNNNNNNNNNNNNNNNNNNNNNNNNNNNNNNNNNNNNNNNNNNNNNNNNNNNNNNNNNNNNNNNNNNNNNNNNNNNNNNNNNNNNNNNNNNNNNNNNNNNNNNNNNNNNNNNNNNNNNNNNNNNNNNNNNNNNNNNNNNNNNNNNNNNNNNNNNNNNNNNNNNNNNNNNNNNNNNNNNNNNNNNNNNNNNNNNNNNNNNNNNNNNNNNNNNNNNNNNNNNNNNNNNNNNNNNNNNNNNNNNNNNNNNNNNNCCCTCCTTCCTCTGGCCCtcgtggcggcggcgcgggccatCAGATCGGGGACAAGGGGCGGCTCGTCCGGCTGGTCTCCAGGAGGCGGGGACGGCTGGATCCGGTGGCGACTGGGCTAGGAGGAGGTGGCGCGGTGTGGCGGTGCTGGTGGCAGGGTTTCGGTCGAGGTCGTCTTCGATCTAGATCGGGTTCTCCATCGGGGCGTCGCACGGCGGTGGGATCGGATCGGCGGCAACGTCACCGGTTCGGTGGAGGGCTCCGTTCCAGCCAACCGCGAGACCGGGACGCCGTGGCCTCCGGTAAAAATCGCGTCTGACtgcggtcatggcggacgatggcggcgtctcggacgtcgttcccttctcgaggcatcatcgttgcaggtcacgtcaacctgatcgaaaggctccaggggaaacccttgatctggatctaccggatcggacgatggcgacgtttcgatgtcgttctccctcctgggggcatcgttttggagcaagtgttggctggaggggacaagaggaggagcggcgtggcatctggcacgtcgacaacggcgggtctcagcggcatggagcagccggggtctcgccggtgggcgtgtgatgatggacgagtgcaggatggtggcgttgtctggcgtcgtggtggcgtcgatggcagtgaggcctggcacggttcatgcaacagttcagctctgaagatggattgatggtacgtggctgcggcggcctcatacccggcagggggCCTGGTTGacgagcacgccggactggtgggtgcccatacccggaaggagtcctggttgggacctcaggtctcagatgttaggtttggctgcgaggtctgtttggtattaggcccagaccatcagcaccccttcatcagttagataggagtagcgacagaggttgcgaagatggtggctttggtcttactgttgtacgacattgtaaggtcttgtgttaataatcaataaagtggctgtatgcatcgtccagatgcagaggctgggggtattcctccttttctaaaaaaaacgtcgatcatccgaggactaagtaatcacacgagcacgacaccgagatttgttaacaagATTCACCGATATAGCCACATCCCcacggcctgactatgggcgctccttctTATGACCCCGCTACAATACCGCGCCCGATCGCCCGAGACGCCGGCACATGCCGCCAGCTTCCTCTGTGTTCCTGTGCTATTATGTTTGCCTAGGTTACATCtgtgtctaccctcgctatataagagaggcctaggatacaagtgtcctattaggacacaactccatatcctatctaagcaCAATACAATttagagtccaactgtaacctaccgtatacacaatattcgacacaactctaacatggGCGCCTCAAATCCGTCTCAAATGCCTGGACTGACCTGCATCCCTCATATGCAGCTCAAACAAGGGGCGGATATGAGGTGAACTGGGCACGACTGGGTGTCATATATTCGTCCCCTTCCGTTCcccggatcaaaccctagccactccactCCGCCCCTCAAGCTCATGCCCGACAGTCTCTGGCCTTCCCCGGCATGGGGAGAAGCGGATCTGACTCCGACCACTTCGGGTCCGTCGACTGGGGTATCATCCCATgtgggttggaggaggcaatggccATCCGACGCTCCCACGAAGACTGCGCCCGCCCGACAGCGGGATCCGCCATGCGTGAATCCATTGCCAGTGCAACGGGCTTGGATCTTCCAGGGTTGGATCATCGCAGTCCCTTAGCTCCCCAtctcttgggggggggggggtatgacagCTACCAGGACCAGTGTGACCGCCGTGGGAAGTAGAGGATGAGGGTGGCCAAGGCCCGCCTCGCTGCCAACATGGTTGCAGCGTGCGCTAccgcagaggaggaagccatctACGTATGCATCATAAAGAAACGACAGCGGACGAACACGCGCAGTCTCACTCGAGAGCAGAGTCGGGAGGTCTGTGCCATGGCGGACTGCCCCCAAAGAGAAGGAGGACAGCAGCGGATCGAACAGCTCTGACGATGAGCAGATCCAGCTTGATCCATATTGTGTTTTTGATCGCTACTTTCgtgagaaggacggcaagggcacCGGGAAGGACAAGGGCAGCCGTGGGTGATCTTCTTCACAGCTAGTATGTAGGTAGAACATGTCAAATTTTGATAGTCCGATGGTATGTCCTGATGCAGACTCTTTGTATGGATTTGAGGGGTGCTGATTAAGGTGTCTGGTTGTGCGAAGGAAAATTCAAGATGTGTACGCTTAGTGCCCCTGGATGCGTTCGGATTCGTCCGTGAGCATTTAGAGGTCCAAATCAGCATGTTCGGGTTGTGCATGCTCTAAGCTCGTGGTGAGAAGACCAAAATAGCAAGTTCGGGTTCGCCCCCACGCACATTAGAGGTCCATGaaccagccacgtctcctcttgcaCAGGCTCAGGGTGagggcaggtgagggagtcctggattaaggggtcctcggacagctggactatatgcttatgtcggactgttggactatgaagatacaagatagaagacttcgtcccgtgtccgggtgggactctcctttgcgtggaaggcaagcttggcaatttggatatgtagattcccttctctgtaaccgacctgatgtaaccctagccccctccgctgtctatataagccagagagtttagtccgtaggacatagacaatcataatcatatgctagcttctagggtttagcctctacgatctcatggtagatcaactcttgtaatactcctatcatcaagatcaatcaagcaggaagtagggtattacctccatagagaggtccgaaccaggtaaacatcgtgtcccccgcctcctgttaccattagccttagacgcacagttcgggaccccctacccaagatccgccggttttgacaccgacattggtgctttcattgagagttccattgtgatgtcgaaaaaaggtttgatggctcgccttgttatcaaggacaacattgcCTCCGGGGGAGCCCTCGCCTTAGGCCAAAccatccgactaggcggcttcgtcataaccgcccgttcggccgccgtgccgacgatgacttctcaggtcatcgaaaacaacctccacgtcagctcggaatacgccgagcggatggatccaatggaactttTGTCTTtgaatgagctcctggatcgcatcaccgctttgggagtcgctatggactatgatcggattgggcttaaacccgatcaaagaaagattaactctccgccgatcacccatcaaatagcggtggtggaggagcaatgcagcaactcttcctctattttgaggacgaactatgtccggattcccgagctctctgagccggatacccgctcgcaGGAGGACATGACACAAATTCTGAAtttagaatcggacagcgggccagaaaaattgggtaacatcccggaacccgaactacCAAGTTCGGAAGCTCCTCAGCCTCTGGGTCCcggattgggtcagggttcggactcaaatccacccacccatccagatacaagc is a window of Triticum dicoccoides isolate Atlit2015 ecotype Zavitan chromosome 2B, WEW_v2.0, whole genome shotgun sequence DNA encoding:
- the LOC119367315 gene encoding flowering-promoting factor 1-like protein 5, with the translated sequence MAAGGVWVFKNGVMELEQEAASRKALVYMPANETMRSLEALERRLGSLGWERYYEDRAIVQLHKRGGVDLISIPRDFSRLRSTHMYDVVVKNRDHFKVVDL